A stretch of DNA from Montipora foliosa isolate CH-2021 chromosome 4, ASM3666993v2, whole genome shotgun sequence:
TGGTCCGGATTTGGCAAAGAAGGACACTAGATTACGCGAATGCATACCGGTAAACAAGCGAGTGGCTGTGGCGTTGTGGCGATTGGCGACTGGAGACACATACAGATCAAAGGGCCTGCAATTTGGTATTGGAAGATGCACGGCAATGCTTTTAAAAGCTGATTTTTGTAAGGCCATTACCAAAAGAGCCCCTCAATTTATAAAATTTCCAGAAACTGAAGAGGAGCTTACCCGAAACATTCGCTTATTCGCACAGAAGTCTCCATTTCCACAAGTGGTAGGCGCAATTGACGGAAGCCATATCCCTTTAAAAACAGTACCCGTGAACGAACGAATAGAATACTTCAATCGCAAGCAGGACTATTCTATTGTAGTCCAAGCTGTTGCCGATGCGTTCTTTAAATTTCTCGATGTAAGTACAGGCTTTCCTGGCAGTATACATGATGCCCGCATTCTCCGATTGAGCAAAGTGCACAGCGAGGTCGGTGAAGGTAACTGGCTAAACGGGCCATCTAAACAAATTGGGGCTTGTGAAGTCGGACCTTTGCTTGTTGGGGACTCAGCTTATCCCTTATCAAAGTGGTTAATGAAACCTTTCAAGCAAACTCGTACATTAACCGAGAGTCAGTTGCAGTACAATTGTGCCCTCAGTCAAGCACGGGTTGTTATAGAACAAGCCTACGGAATTTTGAAAGGTCGCTGGAGGTGTCTCTATAAAGCAATGGAGGAAAAGATAAGTAGCGTCCCCCTCACTATCATGGCTTGTTGTGTCCTGCACAACATCTGTATTATTGTGGGAGACCCAAGCACTATAGACCCAGTTGAGGACGACTATGAGGATGAAGATTCTTTCAATGGGGATATGCAGTTGGGCGCTTCGGACATTAGAGATAATATAATGCAGTATCTATCATAGCCCAAACAAAACATTAAATAAAGACTGCCTCTTAATTACCACTTTCAAAAGTACAGCTTCTTGCTAGGCTAAAACTTGCGTTTTTCAATATCCACTTTTTTGTAAATATGTATTTATTATAATCTTACTGTTAATGTTACGTTTTCAATGTAGAAATAGAGAATCTTATTTTTGCTAAATCATGTACCTAATTAATTGTAGTCTCTTTCGTTTTTTATATCTTGTATCACGAGAGGAACAGTCTTCcctaaaattaattaacaatttgtCTGGCTGATATTCCATTATTTAAATTCGTGCTTATCAATTGAGGCTTCTCTTTCCCtcgtttttttgaaaaatgaaaggagactctgctcgcaaGGAAATAACTGATTTCATTTAAACTATAATTTCTTCCATAAAAAATCCATATAGATATAAACAACAAATTACAAACGTCCAGATTGTCACTTAATGATGATTATAATGATCACCGTCAACGAACAGAAACGATTGAAATGCAAGGAAAAAACGAATAAAAGACTCTAGTTATTTATTCTTTGCCTTTGGTGACATCCTTAAGAATATTTCCTAACATCGCCAATGCATCCATTGaaaatttttgctgttgttgtctgCTTACCCTTTCTGCTTCAGCCATCCTCTCCATGAAGGCCTCATCCTTTTCTTGTGCCCTTTCAAGGAATGAAAGGACTGCGCTTTGTTCCTCTGCGCCAGCCCCACCTTTGGTCTTTTTTCTAGGATTCTTTTTCGCCGATTTCGCCGATTCTACCGCGCGACTCTTTGGATTGGGTGTGCTCGTGCTCGGGCCCTTCCTTTTTCCGCTTTTGTTCTTGAAAAACTGTGATTTCGCGAAAGCCATATCTGTGTCCTCTTCTTCAGAGCCATCAACGCCAGAAGTGCCAGGCGTATTCCTCTCCTTTTGGGCGCGAGCAGCCGCCAACATCTCCTCATCTAAGGCctccttttccagcaaatctTGATCAATTTCCGGGGAACTGTCAACGTGTTGTGAGCTGCTTTCCAGTACGTGCTTGGGATTAACAGCTTCTCGGTTGCCTAAAATGTCATCCATATCGTGAAAATTTCTTGGTATGAGCTCAGCTCCACTCTCGGTTTCCTTTTCTTCGTCTTCGTCGTCTCCTCCCTTTCCATATCCAGTGGTCCTTAGTTTATCTTTCACGGTCTTGTACTTTTTGGTGAGGTTCGCCATTTTATTTTTGCACTGCTGGGCAGATTTCTCGCATTCGACGTTCTCTCGTCTGCACCTTTCTTGCAGTTGCCTGGCGATAGACTGCCACTCCGGGGAATTGAACGACCGGTAGCGAAGTTTATCCTCGTTCTCGCCGAACAGTTCAATTAAAATCTTTTCTTCGGTGTCAGTCCATCGATCTTTTTTCCTTTGCGCTCCGTTTTCAGCGTTTCCTTGACTCGATGTAGGCGTTTCCGAATACTGCGAAGCCTGAACCGCATGGGCAGGCGAATGGGTGAATGGTGCCATCATCTGCATCGAGGACATCATTGGCGGAACATAGTATTGCTGTGGCATGAACTGTTGATTGTACGGGGAGGGTTGTAACCCTGGTTGTCTTGCATAGGAAAATGGCGACAACGTGGAATATGCATCTTCCCTGGCGAAACAATTGATAGAAAATAAATACAGGCGCGAGGATCAACAATCAccacaagaaagaaatatttatatgcACAAATTAGCTATACAACGGTGTTAACTTTACCTTTCGGGTTGGTCGCATTCGTAAGGattggtgtttttgttttttgccatACCTTCGTAGACCGAAACCAGACGTGGAAACTTGGTCGAAAACCTGGTCTTGAAAACGTGATCGAATGAGCCTGACGCAATCCCGACACCACAGGATGTGAAATTCTATGCGACCGCAAGCGGATGTATCTGTCATCCAAACCTTGGTTACCGACCTTAACCATGCCTGCTCGCAGAGTAGACCGAACTTTTACCTTAGTTAACTTTCTATTGTCTTGAGCGGTGTTTACTACGGTATTAGTTGGCGTTTACACACGCAAAATATTAACCTAGGTAAGTAAACTCCAATGCCTCGGTAGCACGCTCGAGTCTAAACACGGCATTTACTGGACCCTTATTAGCCATAATTGgccattattattgttaataatgATCATTATTAAGTAATTACGACGAATTGTGTACGCGCAAATGTTCCGCAGTCCGCAGAACATtcacaattctgaaattcgCTGTCGGTCAGTCTTGACATTTGTGTCGCTTTCGCTAATTCGTTGTAATAGTCTGTCGGTCGTCGCCAGTTCGTGGCTACCATGTCGCCTGTTCAAGGCCATGTcacttgtcggaatttacccctaacagggcctctCTATACGATGAGCGCCtggtaattactgggttgccactatggcaaacccagtcggaatctgtctttaatttcgtggtttttttatttttcgatttcttttttcttttttctttttttccgtgtcggtaaaagtcttgcctgtcactcccctgctaagtggtgcctttgtgcatagagccttctacgcgtattttcttaggatcgagagggtagtgggaaatgcgtagatttctctggtggacacagtagaacgattaacttaaccggcaatggcgtcgaaagtcatgtaacgcgaatggcgttttagtggatctttgaacaaaatttacccttatgaagctcaataatggcaagcaaattggatactgaacaagacaggcggtcgaatgttagaagcgacgagtaatggacttcgacaacaatctgtcgcccgtcgagccgtaatcaaagtgagctgtcttcctaaaattttgtcaagtgtggtgttttgtacaacactcaaaccaaatgaacagttctctggtaactcagtatgggttcaacaaagacagagaaggaatccatatagtggatctgttatctcagttgtctcgctatttgtcagatttgtatttacctgttctcaactctgcacagtcttccggtataacaattggaaatttcactaataagtcattgacgtgaatggcgttttagtggatctttaaacaaaatataccctcatggagctcaagaatggatcgtcaattggatgagcaagacaacgctgaaaaataaatatctggattttaagagacgagtaatggtcttcgacaacaatttcatttttcgcctttggatatcaagtgagctttgtttctaatattttactaacttggtattatataaaacacggaaatcaaatagcaattttgttatggatttaaccatagttactaactatgatttaacaaattaacattggaggaatcgaacgcctacaaggatgcatcacagtgtttactcaagtcgcatcttagttgtccgacaatttacatttaccggtattttgtactcaactctgcaaaagtgtaaaatatttggaaatgtgatggtgaagaattatttgaatgaaagttgttgtcgcttttgtgcttcattatttacggtcagcgttccgagtcgaaaagggttttgatgtgaactgtcaaaaatgtatttaattgcatctcttgtttgcacgcacgcaattgaaataggaaggtatttttgcctctaatagtaaatatgttgtttgtttcgattgATTTTTCGctgaaaaggattttgccgagatatttccagcctttgtgaactttaatatcatgttgtgtaattttcgagcttaacaaatttgcatacgtgtgttgaaatgtgatacgggagcatttttgtggtatagtgtaacgaaaataaacaggtctgttggaagcttgcttgagtttcaacaaaatgacccccaaaatcggcaaaaaattctgacactgatgaataataaagtaactgctatccccaaaacgatggaattacctggcgataaataacctcgtcttggaaagtaaagttttgactgtcaacctggggccggttgctcgaagcctgattaacgctaaccgttggttaagaggcaTTAAAACctgtaggtttccatggtatttaactctggttagcgctaaccatgcttcgagcaacccgggcctgaagaattgggcgattgtgatctttgtgtcgaattcgcacatttcttgtcaaacattataacacttgaaagaaaaaggaaacttacaaaaacaaaaacccggtatctgtgtcaaatgatgatttgacaCTGTTTCTCGAGTAAACACACCTTGGTAACTTCATCCCGGCGCCCTCTGAATCCGATGTAACTTTTgattttgcgcttttacttGTGCAACCAAAggtacaatagcaaaaatccCAGAATGCTTGTcggtgatcgtaactttttatattcggggttaaaaattaatgttgttttcgtgtcataaatgttgttgctgatggcaaaatattttattctcgatcgaccgtccagaaaacttccttctgctcttcccaaaCACTTTGTaccactatttatttacttttgcatcaatatttgttttgcataaagcaagctaacaaaatcagttccttgcttggtccgcatttgttagcgttaaaatagaattttcggtccaatgcttctgtttcgaggggtatattgtttttggtctcccatccagatactaaccctgccgaAAAGGATTTAACTTCAGCGAACTCTtgtagctgtcagatgctcagagggcacgcttaaacttgtggtgaaaagaagttgtgagggaacttgaattatcaacacgtcagcccagaagccaatgtttctcgcttctctcttatttgttattcttcagagactggaatgctgtagttcaataccagacaattcagtgccttctgattttctgtaacacgtaccacaggcaacccagtgtatgcttcacggaagcatctcgtttcaaAATCTGAGACTGGAGATACTTGACAACATTCATACCGGTCATCTCGGCATAACGAAATGTCAAGCTAAAGCTGAAACATCAGTATGGTGGCCAGGACTTTCCAGTCAAATTGGGAATATGGTGGCAAACTGTGACACCTGTGGCAGAGATCGCCCTGAGCCCTTGTCCTCTTCTTTCCTATCACGTCCTTGGGAAAGGCTAGCTGCTGACCTCTTTGAACTGGAAGGAAAAGTGTATTTGATTGTCGTCGATTACTATTCCAGTTGGTTTGAGATTAAAAAACTAGATGATCAATCATCAGCCAGAGTAATCTCAACCTTGAAAGAGCTATTTTCCAttcatagaccactttcataaatggcgaccactttcacatttttttgtctttatgttaattagacctactgccctcactttgaaacaaaattcttttgaaatttgctcgtcatagcgaggctagttaggcttattagcattaaagaatattttatttgcccgccattatgaaagagatGTATGGGATACCGTATGTTA
This window harbors:
- the LOC138001345 gene encoding uncharacterized protein, producing MLAFKREAVALVVLAFYFLVLDQQTQESRLQQLLLLQHLKRSRRKRLILLQIALRKTRRVIRAWSWPRNQFWFEALLNGNFVEEWWKENFRISRCTFEYIVRLVGPDLAKKDTRLRECIPVNKRVAVALWRLATGDTYRSKGLQFGIGRCTAMLLKADFCKAITKRAPQFIKFPETEEELTRNIRLFAQKSPFPQVVGAIDGSHIPLKTVPVNERIEYFNRKQDYSIVVQAVADAFFKFLDVSTGFPGSIHDARILRLSKVHSEVGEGNWLNGPSKQIGACEVGPLLVGDSAYPLSKWLMKPFKQTRTLTESQLQYNCALSQARVVIEQAYGILKGRWRCLYKAMEEKISSVPLTIMACCVLHNICIIVGDPSTIDPVEDDYEDEDSFNGDMQLGASDIRDNIMQYLS
- the LOC138001346 gene encoding uncharacterized protein, with protein sequence MSSMQMMAPFTHSPAHAVQASQYSETPTSSQGNAENGAQRKKDRWTDTEEKILIELFGENEDKLRYRSFNSPEWQSIARQLQERCRRENVECEKSAQQCKNKMANLTKKYKTVKDKLRTTGYGKGGDDEDEEKETESGAELIPRNFHDMDDILGNREAVNPKHVLESSSQHVDSSPEIDQDLLEKEALDEEMLAAARAQKERNTPGTSGVDGSEEEDTDMAFAKSQFFKNKSGKRKGPSTSTPNPKSRAVESAKSAKKNPRKKTKGGAGAEEQSAVLSFLERAQEKDEAFMERMAEAERVSRQQQQKFSMDALAMLGNILKDVTKGKE